From Aerosticca soli, a single genomic window includes:
- the mobH gene encoding MobH family relaxase, with the protein MLSLFQRKRPPVAAPSPAPATDLPKGLLRPESAASLLATPRRQKLLEHIWQRTSLSRRQFATLYRTPLEHYAELVQQFPASESHHHAYPGGMLDHGLEIVAYALKLRQSHLLPIGGSPEDQAAQSEAWTAAVAYAALLHDIGKIAVDLHVELSDGSLWHPWHGPLHQPYRFRYRDDREYRLHSAATGLLYRQLLDRDALDWLSGYPDLWGPLLYVLAGQYERAGVLGELVVQADRASVAQELGGDPARAMAAHKHALQRKLLDGLRYLLKEQLKLNQPEASDGWITEDALWLVSKTVSDKLRAHLLSLGVDGIPASNTAVFNVLQDHGMLQPTPDGKAVWRATVTSTTGWSHSFTLLRLAPALIWESGERPAPFAGAVAIDGTPAPNNADALVPSPAMTAKPATDDQESLPWEGVDAATPVHLPAAQAAPDVMEDLLAMVGIGDLLVPQQDAEAVSGDAPAAGPQTPPPTSMVPVPSSAPVPTSSSAQPSGEHFMAWLKQGIATRRLVINDAKALVHTVGDTAYLVSPGVFQRYAQEHPQVGTLAKQENQQDWQWVQKRFERLQLHRKKPRGLNIWTCDVTGPRKSRRLYGYLLHDVRLLFAEPPPNNPYLSLLA; encoded by the coding sequence ATGCTCTCCCTGTTCCAGCGAAAACGGCCCCCGGTCGCTGCCCCGTCGCCAGCGCCCGCCACCGACCTCCCGAAAGGGTTGCTGCGGCCCGAATCGGCCGCATCGCTGCTGGCAACACCGCGCCGGCAGAAGCTGCTGGAACACATCTGGCAGCGCACGTCGCTGTCGCGGCGGCAGTTCGCCACCCTATACCGCACGCCGCTGGAGCACTACGCCGAGTTGGTCCAACAATTCCCCGCATCGGAAAGCCATCACCACGCTTACCCCGGCGGCATGCTGGATCACGGGTTGGAGATCGTCGCCTATGCGCTCAAGCTGCGGCAGTCCCATCTGCTGCCCATTGGCGGCAGTCCCGAAGACCAGGCGGCGCAGTCTGAAGCCTGGACTGCCGCAGTCGCTTATGCCGCGCTGCTGCACGACATCGGCAAGATCGCCGTCGATCTGCACGTCGAACTGTCCGACGGCTCGCTGTGGCACCCCTGGCACGGCCCGCTGCACCAGCCATACCGCTTCCGCTACCGCGACGATCGGGAATATCGGCTCCACAGCGCCGCGACAGGTTTACTCTACCGTCAACTGCTCGACCGTGATGCCCTGGACTGGCTCAGTGGCTATCCCGACCTGTGGGGACCGCTGCTCTACGTCCTGGCCGGCCAGTACGAGCGCGCCGGCGTGCTGGGCGAACTTGTCGTGCAGGCCGACCGGGCTTCGGTGGCCCAGGAACTGGGCGGCGATCCGGCCCGCGCCATGGCTGCACACAAGCATGCGCTGCAGCGCAAGTTGCTCGACGGGCTGCGCTACCTGCTCAAGGAACAGTTGAAGCTGAACCAGCCGGAAGCCTCCGATGGCTGGATCACCGAGGATGCCTTGTGGCTGGTAAGCAAGACGGTCTCGGACAAGCTGCGTGCGCACCTGCTGTCACTAGGCGTCGACGGCATCCCCGCGAGCAACACCGCCGTCTTCAACGTGCTGCAGGATCACGGCATGTTGCAACCGACGCCGGACGGCAAGGCGGTCTGGCGCGCGACCGTGACCAGCACGACTGGCTGGTCCCACTCATTCACCCTGCTGCGTCTCGCTCCCGCGCTGATTTGGGAGTCTGGAGAGCGGCCAGCGCCCTTCGCAGGGGCAGTGGCAATCGACGGGACACCGGCACCCAACAATGCCGATGCCTTGGTGCCCTCGCCGGCAATGACGGCAAAGCCAGCCACCGACGATCAAGAGTCCCTTCCATGGGAGGGCGTCGACGCCGCGACTCCGGTTCACTTGCCTGCCGCACAAGCCGCACCCGATGTCATGGAGGACCTGCTGGCGATGGTAGGAATCGGCGATTTGCTTGTTCCCCAACAGGATGCGGAAGCCGTCTCGGGCGACGCACCCGCCGCTGGCCCTCAAACGCCACCGCCAACCTCGATGGTGCCCGTGCCGTCATCAGCGCCGGTGCCCACGTCCTCGTCGGCGCAGCCATCGGGCGAGCACTTCATGGCGTGGCTGAAACAAGGTATCGCTACCCGCCGGCTGGTCATCAACGACGCGAAGGCGCTCGTGCATACGGTGGGCGACACGGCCTACCTGGTCAGCCCCGGGGTATTCCAACGCTACGCACAAGAACACCCCCAGGTCGGGACTCTCGCCAAGCAGGAGAACCAGCAGGATTGGCAATGGGTACAAAAGCGCTTCGAGCGCCTGCAACTGCATCGCAAAAAGCCCAGGGGCCTGAACATCTGGACGTGCGATGTCACAGGCCCCAGGAAGTCCCGCCGCCTGTATGGCTATCTATTGCACGATGTTCGGCTCCTGTTCGCAGAGCCACCA
- a CDS encoding RES family NAD+ phosphorylase — translation MSRELPLFLIDAGELLQHVSRVVYRGSPLYYGRSGTNRYDDPARTYGVLYLGRDLSTALMESVFHKHQWLADEKRSIALKEVESRLVRAVGVLDDVRLADLTAEGVMAGYFGLNLEQLASRDYTHTQQVSAQVHAMLGDDGQPLFDGVLYPSRNNYPAKSIALFERAAARVGVVDDIDLVDHVDWPRFVATYRVGVEPDPGPVEPDDEAS, via the coding sequence ATGAGCCGCGAACTGCCCTTGTTCTTGATCGATGCGGGTGAACTGCTCCAGCATGTGAGCCGCGTCGTCTATCGGGGCAGCCCGCTGTACTATGGCCGCAGCGGCACCAATCGCTACGACGACCCGGCGCGGACCTACGGCGTGCTCTACCTGGGCCGCGACCTGTCCACGGCGCTGATGGAGTCGGTGTTTCACAAGCACCAGTGGCTGGCGGACGAGAAGCGCTCGATTGCGCTGAAGGAAGTCGAGAGCCGGCTCGTGCGGGCCGTGGGGGTCCTGGACGACGTGCGCTTGGCCGATCTCACGGCCGAGGGTGTCATGGCGGGTTACTTCGGCCTGAACCTGGAACAGTTGGCCAGCCGCGACTACACGCACACGCAGCAGGTGTCCGCCCAGGTGCATGCGATGCTCGGCGATGATGGCCAGCCGCTGTTCGACGGGGTGCTCTATCCGTCGCGCAACAACTATCCCGCCAAGAGCATCGCCCTGTTCGAGCGTGCGGCAGCAAGAGTCGGCGTTGTCGATGACATCGACCTGGTGGACCATGTGGACTGGCCGCGCTTCGTTGCCACGTATCGCGTCGGCGTGGAGCCTGATCCCGGGCCGGTGGAACCGGATGACGAAGCGTCCTGA
- a CDS encoding DUF3742 family protein: protein MNTTTRISTAERLGRTFGRGWRAYARGERRASNWLVSKGVPAAVATALVWVVKLSVVGLLLYVAFWFALVLLGVVAAAWAAAANTSDEDEWPFTDLTELRKTPGYDPNLYNDTSHELYTDD from the coding sequence ATGAACACCACGACCCGCATCAGCACCGCAGAACGCCTCGGCCGCACCTTTGGCCGCGGATGGCGCGCCTACGCGCGCGGCGAACGTCGGGCGTCGAACTGGTTGGTGTCCAAGGGGGTGCCGGCGGCCGTTGCCACCGCGCTCGTGTGGGTGGTCAAGCTGTCTGTGGTGGGATTGCTGCTCTACGTTGCTTTTTGGTTCGCACTCGTGTTGTTGGGCGTCGTGGCGGCGGCGTGGGCTGCTGCTGCCAATACCTCTGACGAGGACGAGTGGCCTTTCACCGATCTCACAGAACTGCGCAAGACACCGGGCTACGATCCCAATCTGTACAACGATACGTCGCACGAGTTGTACACCGACGACTGA
- a CDS encoding conjugal transfer protein TraG N-terminal domain-containing protein encodes MTLFTTDYLEYYLTLVSWIVNNGIWAVLVSSGVFALPFVAIIVQEWLKARAEGADEGNKGVLSAARIENRVFVAIVVVMFAGIPFIDVDLNTIQYDSSRSAQCQVSVAQPGDTGWSQSFSTINNQSAKVPVWWAFMHALSRAVTGASVAAIPCGTDLRQMRMEIDATRIDDPVLAQEVADFSRDCYGPARAKLFMQRPQLDEQQMHDVTWIGSRFFTDTNGYYDTYRSSTPREDWPYDSTRDAGLAQVASGGGYPTCRQWWSDGSNGLRARLLGQVDPSLLSRLAGWAGFLSRAEVDDSVIRAIASPRQQKLNQGSVYTDYGGQIDKTLPNIVTRATGDVGMAVGAIAAFPAMDVVRQSLPMVLALLKMALVICIPLVLVVGTYDLKTVVTVSVVQFALFFVDFWFQLARWIDSTILDALYGWGFGWNRPHTNFDPLVGLNNAFGDMLLMFVAGTMFLVLPGFWLASLTWVGIRAGHAIQGLSDGSKSAGQAGGKGAGALTGGKLK; translated from the coding sequence ATGACGCTTTTCACGACCGACTACCTGGAGTACTACCTAACCCTCGTGTCCTGGATCGTCAACAACGGCATCTGGGCGGTCCTCGTATCCAGCGGGGTATTCGCGCTGCCTTTCGTCGCCATCATCGTGCAGGAGTGGTTGAAGGCCCGTGCGGAAGGCGCCGACGAGGGCAACAAAGGCGTGCTGAGCGCCGCCCGCATCGAGAACCGGGTCTTCGTCGCCATCGTGGTGGTGATGTTCGCCGGCATTCCGTTCATCGACGTGGACCTGAACACCATCCAGTACGACAGCTCGCGCTCGGCCCAGTGCCAGGTCAGCGTGGCGCAGCCCGGGGATACCGGCTGGTCGCAGTCCTTCAGCACCATCAACAACCAGTCGGCGAAGGTGCCGGTGTGGTGGGCGTTCATGCACGCGCTCTCGCGCGCCGTCACGGGCGCTTCGGTGGCAGCGATCCCGTGCGGCACGGACCTGCGGCAGATGCGCATGGAGATCGACGCTACGCGCATCGATGACCCGGTGCTGGCTCAGGAAGTAGCGGATTTCTCGCGGGATTGCTATGGGCCTGCACGGGCCAAATTGTTCATGCAGCGCCCTCAGCTCGATGAGCAGCAGATGCACGACGTGACCTGGATCGGATCGCGGTTCTTCACCGACACGAACGGCTACTACGACACATACCGTTCCAGCACCCCACGCGAGGACTGGCCCTATGACAGCACCCGCGACGCAGGGCTTGCGCAGGTGGCCAGCGGTGGCGGCTACCCGACCTGCCGCCAGTGGTGGAGCGATGGAAGTAACGGCCTGCGGGCACGCCTGCTGGGTCAGGTGGACCCGAGCCTGTTGAGTCGCCTGGCGGGCTGGGCCGGGTTCCTGAGCCGGGCCGAGGTGGACGACTCGGTGATCCGAGCCATCGCGTCACCGCGGCAGCAGAAGTTGAACCAGGGCAGCGTCTATACGGACTACGGAGGCCAGATCGACAAGACCTTGCCGAACATCGTGACACGGGCCACGGGAGACGTTGGGATGGCCGTCGGCGCGATTGCCGCGTTTCCCGCCATGGACGTCGTGAGACAGTCTCTACCCATGGTCCTCGCCTTGCTCAAGATGGCGCTGGTCATCTGCATCCCGCTCGTGCTGGTCGTGGGCACCTATGACCTGAAGACGGTCGTCACGGTCAGCGTCGTGCAATTCGCGCTGTTCTTCGTGGATTTCTGGTTCCAGCTCGCTCGCTGGATCGACAGCACTATCCTCGATGCGCTCTATGGCTGGGGCTTTGGCTGGAACCGGCCACACACGAACTTCGACCCGCTGGTGGGGCTGAACAATGCGTTCGGCGACATGCTCTTGATGTTCGTCGCGGGCACGATGTTCCTGGTGCTGCCAGGATTCTGGCTGGCAAGCCTGACCTGGGTTGGAATTCGGGCGGGACATGCCATTCAGGGGTTGTCGGACGGCAGCAAGAGCGCCGGCCAAGCCGGGGGCAAGGGGGCTGGGGCACTCACGGGAGGCAAGCTGAAGTAG
- a CDS encoding integrating conjugative element protein: protein MKRPESMNLSAKACRLLRPKALAGPLALVCGLAWAQVGYQNSGPVLGDDVMYSIGGGSAVSMGRAAGMRSIGVGVGWNSNLICGDMSIQTTLRNQLNGITNGFQQIMSNVIQSATSAVASLPALIIQRADPGLYNLLTNGVLQARLDFDRSKLTCRAMAEKMAETAGGQLGWSQMAEGMALRDAVGSNDAVSAVEQAETRRGNDGLPWVGGSNAGGAGQSAIRVVGDVTRAGYNLVNGRGVTDTSSIASTSCASLSCQTWTSPQQATEWATRVLGEQVQRTCDSCTKTETVPGVGLTPLIQEEYEAKLEVLQELVSGVRNTTFENLREAGSTSLPITRGVIEALRDEPDQDLLARRLASEVALSSVLEKALLLQRTLLTGKKEPNVAANELAVEAVNHESDTLDREIRNLKTELELRRELANNSPMAIIQRHGTRAAGSRGIYEGDPVPDRLDQLQKGNPGGRP, encoded by the coding sequence ATGAAGCGTCCTGAATCGATGAACCTTTCCGCCAAGGCGTGCCGCCTGCTGCGCCCGAAGGCGCTGGCCGGCCCGCTCGCTCTGGTCTGCGGCCTGGCGTGGGCGCAGGTCGGATACCAGAACAGCGGCCCCGTCCTCGGCGATGACGTCATGTACTCGATCGGCGGTGGCAGTGCGGTGTCCATGGGCCGCGCGGCCGGCATGCGCTCCATCGGGGTCGGCGTGGGGTGGAACAGCAACCTGATCTGCGGCGACATGAGCATCCAGACCACGCTGCGCAATCAGCTCAACGGCATCACGAACGGCTTTCAGCAGATCATGAGCAACGTGATCCAGAGCGCGACCAGCGCGGTTGCATCGCTGCCGGCGCTGATCATTCAGCGCGCCGATCCGGGCCTGTACAACCTGCTGACCAACGGCGTGCTGCAGGCGCGGCTGGACTTCGACCGCTCCAAGCTGACGTGCCGCGCCATGGCGGAGAAGATGGCCGAGACTGCGGGTGGCCAGCTTGGCTGGAGCCAGATGGCCGAAGGCATGGCCTTGCGTGACGCGGTTGGCAGCAACGATGCCGTGTCGGCCGTCGAGCAGGCCGAGACGCGCCGCGGCAACGACGGCCTTCCCTGGGTGGGCGGCAGCAATGCCGGTGGCGCAGGCCAGTCCGCCATCCGCGTGGTCGGCGACGTCACCCGCGCGGGCTACAACCTGGTCAACGGGCGCGGCGTGACGGACACATCCTCCATCGCGTCCACCAGTTGCGCGAGCCTGTCCTGCCAGACCTGGACGTCGCCGCAGCAGGCGACCGAATGGGCCACCCGGGTCCTCGGGGAACAGGTGCAGCGCACGTGCGATTCCTGCACCAAGACCGAGACGGTGCCCGGCGTCGGGCTGACGCCGCTGATCCAGGAGGAGTACGAAGCCAAGCTGGAAGTCTTGCAGGAACTGGTTTCCGGCGTGCGCAACACCACCTTCGAGAACTTGCGCGAGGCCGGCAGCACGTCGCTGCCGATCACGCGCGGCGTCATCGAGGCGCTGCGCGACGAGCCGGACCAGGACCTGCTGGCGCGGCGCCTCGCGTCCGAGGTGGCGCTTTCGTCGGTGCTGGAGAAGGCACTGCTGCTCCAGCGCACGCTGCTCACCGGCAAGAAAGAGCCCAACGTGGCAGCCAACGAGTTGGCAGTCGAGGCCGTGAACCACGAGAGCGACACGCTCGACCGGGAGATCCGCAACCTCAAGACCGAACTTGAACTGCGGCGCGAGCTGGCGAACAACTCGCCGATGGCCATCATCCAGCGCCATGGCACGCGCGCGGCAGGCTCGCGCGGCATCTATGAGGGCGATCCGGTGCCCGACCGCCTCGACCAGTTGCAGAAGGGCAATCCGGGAGGCCGGCCATGA